Proteins from one Labilithrix sp. genomic window:
- the tnpB gene encoding IS66 family insertion sequence element accessory protein TnpB, with protein MIPAGVEIYIALEPIDMRLSFDRLSGLAKEHVGYDARSGALFVFFGRRRDALKVLFFDGSGMVIFYKRLDRGVFQIPEPPTKTARHVEIDEATLEALLDGVDVTEPAKTPPRPKTH; from the coding sequence ATGATTCCCGCCGGCGTCGAGATCTATATCGCGCTCGAACCGATCGACATGCGCCTGTCGTTTGATCGCCTGTCGGGGCTTGCCAAAGAGCACGTTGGCTACGACGCGCGGAGCGGCGCGCTCTTCGTGTTTTTCGGGCGCCGCAGAGACGCGCTGAAGGTCCTGTTCTTCGACGGCAGCGGGATGGTCATCTTCTACAAGCGTCTCGACCGCGGCGTCTTCCAGATCCCTGAGCCTCCGACGAAAACGGCGCGGCATGTGGAGATCGACGAAGCGACGCTCGAAGCGCTGCTGGACGGCGTCGACGTGACGGAGCCCGCGAAGACGCCGCCTCGCCCGAAGACGCACTGA